From a region of the Oscarella lobularis chromosome 7, ooOscLobu1.1, whole genome shotgun sequence genome:
- the LOC136189153 gene encoding uncharacterized protein isoform X1, protein MFASLLFLTSLTLAMNAPASEADASASQSVSPTLCSSSVEGGAVLAGQCNRRGNLRCGIKSGHYEYCNGNSWLKMCPCRPEDEWNSIGTRNNPGRSCNEIFLGGGSRGDGVYWVTPAESLPYAVYCDMTTAGGGWTLVVKVKGNDHIMNRLNTAQWRDGRLFGHPTTLLDENAMGVAYTNMPFTDVMIRALEDGKDKHVAWRHSIKHESMQKIVQNCETIADGYKISGGISSLSFNGDPQYHNPCTELVYGFLGGDWKGVTTTVAGCETGRAHHTGAVVGAFLDPPSGDRTRVGQSKNCISDFGLGAGHHKLQTTDDKYAINAHWWSKNNDVTNNWNSHALFVR, encoded by the exons ATGTTCGCTTCACTCCTCTTTTTAAC GTCTTTGACACTGGCAATGAATGCGCCTGCTTCTGAAGCAGATGCCTCCGCTTCCCAAAGCGTTTCTCCGACTCTTTGCAGCTCAAGCGTCGAG GGCGGTGCTGTGCTAGCAGGGCAGTGCAATCGCCGAGGAAACCTTCG CTGCGGCATAAAGAGTGGACATTACGAATACTGCAATGGAAATTCGTGGCTTAAAATGTGTCCTTGTCGTCCTGAAGATGAATGGAATTCGATTGGCACCCGGAATAATCCAGGAAG ATCGTGCAATGAAATCTTTCTGGGAGGCGGCTCGCGCGGTGACGGTGTGTACTGGGTCACTCCGGCGGAGTCGCTTCCCTACGCTGTCTACTGCGACATGACGACGGCTGGAGGTGGTTGGACGCTTGTCGTTAAG GTGAAAGGCAATGATCACATAATGAACAGACTCAACACGGCCCAGTGGAGAGACGGACGTTTGTTCGGTCACCCAACTACACTTCTG GACGAAAATGCAATGGGAGTGGCATATACAAACATGCCTTTTACCGACGTTATGATTCGAGCTCTTGAAGACGGGAAAGACAAGCACGTGGCTTGGAGGCATTCCATAAAACACGAAAGCATGCAGAAAATTGTGCAG AACTGCGAAACAATCGCCGACGGTTACAAAATTTCCGGCGGCATCAGTTCTTTGAGTTTCAACGGTGATCCTCAGTATCACAATCCCTGCACCGAATTAGTTTACGGCTTCTTGGGAGGCGACTGGAAGGGAGTGACCACAACCGTAGCTGGATGTGAAACAGGTAGAGCGCATCACACAGGAGCCGTCGTCGGTGCATTCTTGGACCCACCTTCCGGAGATCGAACTCGTGTTGGCCAAAGCAAAAA CTGTATATCGGATTTTGGATTGGGGGCTGGTCATCACAAGCTGCAAACTACGGATGACAAATACGCTATAAACGCTCATTGGTGGTCAaaaaataatgacgtcaccaacaACTGGAACAGTCATGCTTTGTTTGTGAGGTAA
- the LOC136189153 gene encoding uncharacterized protein isoform X2 — translation MCPCRPEDEWNSIGTRNNPGRSCNEIFLGGGSRGDGVYWVTPAESLPYAVYCDMTTAGGGWTLVVKVKGNDHIMNRLNTAQWRDGRLFGHPTTLLDENAMGVAYTNMPFTDVMIRALEDGKDKHVAWRHSIKHESMQKIVQNCETIADGYKISGGISSLSFNGDPQYHNPCTELVYGFLGGDWKGVTTTVAGCETGRAHHTGAVVGAFLDPPSGDRTRVGQSKNCISDFGLGAGHHKLQTTDDKYAINAHWWSKNNDVTNNWNSHALFVR, via the exons ATGTGTCCTTGTCGTCCTGAAGATGAATGGAATTCGATTGGCACCCGGAATAATCCAGGAAG ATCGTGCAATGAAATCTTTCTGGGAGGCGGCTCGCGCGGTGACGGTGTGTACTGGGTCACTCCGGCGGAGTCGCTTCCCTACGCTGTCTACTGCGACATGACGACGGCTGGAGGTGGTTGGACGCTTGTCGTTAAG GTGAAAGGCAATGATCACATAATGAACAGACTCAACACGGCCCAGTGGAGAGACGGACGTTTGTTCGGTCACCCAACTACACTTCTG GACGAAAATGCAATGGGAGTGGCATATACAAACATGCCTTTTACCGACGTTATGATTCGAGCTCTTGAAGACGGGAAAGACAAGCACGTGGCTTGGAGGCATTCCATAAAACACGAAAGCATGCAGAAAATTGTGCAG AACTGCGAAACAATCGCCGACGGTTACAAAATTTCCGGCGGCATCAGTTCTTTGAGTTTCAACGGTGATCCTCAGTATCACAATCCCTGCACCGAATTAGTTTACGGCTTCTTGGGAGGCGACTGGAAGGGAGTGACCACAACCGTAGCTGGATGTGAAACAGGTAGAGCGCATCACACAGGAGCCGTCGTCGGTGCATTCTTGGACCCACCTTCCGGAGATCGAACTCGTGTTGGCCAAAGCAAAAA CTGTATATCGGATTTTGGATTGGGGGCTGGTCATCACAAGCTGCAAACTACGGATGACAAATACGCTATAAACGCTCATTGGTGGTCAaaaaataatgacgtcaccaacaACTGGAACAGTCATGCTTTGTTTGTGAGGTAA